TTACTCTTCTGATTACTCTCAGTCTCTCATAATCACTAACAGTAGGTGCAATTTTTTACTACTTTTAAGATCTCCATGTGAATGTATCCCAACCCAACCAccacttttattattaattgtcaCTGCTATGAGCAGTTCAAACTTCCAACAATTGCTATCTTTCCAACAAGGCTACAActcatatcattttttttgtaagaAAATATGACTTAAAAGTAAGAAGAAGTTGATTTGGACTCGGTGCATTTTGCCATATCCTCTGTTCTTTGCAAGATCGTTTCATCTCAtaaaatatggaaaaatatatttacttatttgtcAGACAACTGCCACTCAAGTCCAAAAcaaatcatttaattactttCCAGGCTGAAGGGTGGCACCTAAAAGATAAGGAATGCAATcatcattttgaaagatttggtTATCATCTTTATAATTCATCAGACCAATAGCAATTCCTTCCTAAGTTAGTTTTCATGTCTAAAGTTTAAGATTCATACTTTCATCTAACTTCTCTACATTGTATTTCTAAAACAAAAGGTGAGAGTTGAATTGGGGGCAAACAGTAAGACTTGGTTAAGATATAACAATCTTTGACATGATAATGAGTTGGTAGGTTCTTGCAATTAGCCGAACAAACTGATGGAAATAATTGAAAGAGTAGCTTATGTAACTGGCACAAGATtgaatgatataaattaataacccTACAAGATCAAATTATTCTAGCTAAGATTAAAGGGTGCATACAAAGCAGAAAAAATGACATAAATCAGGCCTAATCTTCCTTGATGAAAGAGGCCATTCTTTTGAGCATAGCAAGAGCATTTTCACAAGTAGACTTTTGCAAATGGAAAACATGATCCTCCTCTGTTATCTCCATAAACTCCACAAGTCCTCCCCATCCACTGTTTCTCAGCTTCTCATAATAATACCATCCTCTGTCTCTCAACAAGTCTTTCTCTGCAACTATAACAAGCACCTTCCTACATCCCAAGCCACACATTTTAGGATCAAGAAGTGGATTGATCCAAGGATCATCATTCCCACTTGTTTTTGGACATGCAAAATGCCATATAACATCAACAGTTGCTCTCTTTTCAGCTTCTTTAGGCTCATTACCTACAGGTTCTTTGCCCCAAAAATATGGGTGTACTAAAACAATCCCTACAAGATTAATACCAACTAATTTCTCTTCAGTATTTCTAATAGCCATATGATGAGCTATATTAGCGCCAGCACTATCTCCAGCTAAAAACACCTTGCCAATATCAGCATAACTGTTCAACCACTCTTCTGCTCCATTTCCATTCAAATGTGAAGCAACCCATTTAAGTGCTGCCCAAGAATCATCatatccgataggaagaggaTGCTCTGGTGCTCTTCTGTAATCAACAGATACTGCTATAACATTTGCCTCTGCTACTAAGTTGTTAAGGTGATTATGGTACATAGGAGAATAAGGAGTTTCAATGCAAAATCCACCGCCATGATAGTAAACGAGGAGAGGGAGTTTCTGATTAGGATTGGCATTTCTCGGTAAGTATAGTCTGGAAGAAAGATTGTGTTGAGGTGAGAATACAACATCTTTGGACTGGACTTGGGTTATGGGGTGTAGAGAAGGAGGAGCTATATCAGTGCCCATGAGTCTTTCTACACGGCCATCTTTGTATATGCGAAGAAATGGAGAGTAATCATGAGCAAGTTCAGTGGCGGTTGAGTCCATGGAAACAGATGAATAAACTAGAATTTGGCGACAATTATGGGGTCTTGCTTTGGAGGATTGAAAGATGGAGTGATGACTATGAAAAGAAATGGGACGAATTCTGGTTAGAGACATAGAGGACAAAGAGATAAGCAGATGCATATATCTGAGTGATGAGTGGCTATTGAttctcaaagaaaaagatgaagatCTTGAAGGATTAATTGACATGAATACAACAGATATGTATGTATCTATACATATGTTCAAGATCACAGTGTCACATGCAACAAAAAACATTTTAGTGTACTATGCATCCCTATGTGTcaggaaacaaaagaaattattgtaTATGGTCCAGCACTTTGGTTTGTTGTTATTGTGAAGCTGTGATGATAGGTAATTGTCAAGTGACATTACCCTCAAAAAGCTTCCAAATAAGAAACTTACAGCAAGTTGtgaaatatacatatatcaaATATGTGTTGAAATATGCAATTAGCTTAAATGTAACTATTTATGTGGTCCCACTTTCATCCTTTTCCAAACTATAATTAATGCAGAAATGTGAAATTACATACTTCTACTTCATAATCATGTTACAAAACAAACATAATTAGAATGCTATTTCAATCTCTTCCCTCAAAAGCTTTGATTATTCAACTGCGTAAAAGCAGATAAAAGTTTCATTGAAAAGTTATCAATTTTGCTGCTGATTTTGAAGGGATTCTTTGATGGTGAATTCATTCTAGTGAAAGTCTTTTTTGTTTGTCTATTCTCAAGACTTGGTGTCTATAAGTCTT
The nucleotide sequence above comes from Ricinus communis isolate WT05 ecotype wild-type chromosome 6, ASM1957865v1, whole genome shotgun sequence. Encoded proteins:
- the LOC8275329 gene encoding probable carboxylesterase 12 — translated: MSINPSRSSSFSLRINSHSSLRYMHLLISLSSMSLTRIRPISFHSHHSIFQSSKARPHNCRQILVYSSVSMDSTATELAHDYSPFLRIYKDGRVERLMGTDIAPPSLHPITQVQSKDVVFSPQHNLSSRLYLPRNANPNQKLPLLVYYHGGGFCIETPYSPMYHNHLNNLVAEANVIAVSVDYRRAPEHPLPIGYDDSWAALKWVASHLNGNGAEEWLNSYADIGKVFLAGDSAGANIAHHMAIRNTEEKLVGINLVGIVLVHPYFWGKEPVGNEPKEAEKRATVDVIWHFACPKTSGNDDPWINPLLDPKMCGLGCRKVLVIVAEKDLLRDRGWYYYEKLRNSGWGGLVEFMEITEEDHVFHLQKSTCENALAMLKRMASFIKED